Proteins co-encoded in one SAR202 cluster bacterium genomic window:
- a CDS encoding type II toxin-antitoxin system HicA family toxin — MPRLPVLSGREIVVAFERAGWRVSRRAPGSHIVMNKSGARLNVSEPDHREVKVGTLRGLIRKAGMTVEEFLALL; from the coding sequence GTGCCGAGGCTCCCTGTTTTATCCGGCAGGGAGATTGTTGTGGCTTTCGAGCGTGCTGGTTGGCGCGTATCCCGCCGGGCGCCAGGAAGTCATATCGTTATGAACAAATCTGGTGCCCGGCTAAATGTCTCAGAACCTGACCACCGCGAGGTGAAGGTGGGTACACTAAGAGGATTAATTCGCAAAGCTGGCATGACTGTAGAAGAATTTCTGGCTCTGCTCTAG
- a CDS encoding SDR family oxidoreductase, translating into MPDKQKMKGMVAIVTGASRGIGRAIAIEYGRQGAVVVAASRAASPTGLPGTAEQTAYQIASLGGKALAVHCDVTDEKQVKSMVDEVMAKYGKIDVLVNNAGLIIVGDKFLDIEPARWDKLMAINIRGPYLCCRYVAQVMVKQKRGSIINVGSRMGADPTTGGGTAYSASKAALHMLSFTLAEELREHNVAVNIYSPGSVKTEGAWLNEWNHKNWDSRYEPEASGPCAVYLALQSAESLTGRYLHRDDFGKKWGPAELIQKPA; encoded by the coding sequence ATGCCAGATAAGCAAAAGATGAAGGGAATGGTCGCCATTGTCACTGGCGCCAGCCGCGGCATTGGACGGGCTATCGCCATAGAGTACGGACGGCAGGGGGCCGTGGTGGTGGCGGCGTCGCGGGCGGCGTCGCCCACGGGGCTGCCGGGGACCGCGGAGCAGACGGCATACCAGATCGCGTCGTTGGGTGGGAAGGCCCTGGCCGTCCACTGCGATGTGACGGATGAAAAGCAGGTCAAGTCGATGGTCGACGAGGTGATGGCGAAGTACGGCAAGATTGACGTGCTGGTGAACAACGCCGGGCTTATCATTGTCGGCGACAAGTTCCTGGACATCGAGCCGGCGCGGTGGGACAAGCTGATGGCGATAAACATACGCGGCCCCTACCTGTGCTGCCGGTACGTGGCGCAGGTGATGGTGAAGCAGAAGCGAGGCAGCATTATTAACGTGGGGTCGAGGATGGGGGCGGACCCGACGACGGGCGGGGGCACGGCCTACAGCGCCAGCAAGGCGGCGCTGCACATGCTCAGCTTTACGCTGGCCGAGGAGCTTCGAGAGCATAACGTCGCGGTGAACATTTATAGCCCGGGCAGCGTGAAGACGGAGGGCGCGTGGCTAAACGAGTGGAACCACAAGAACTGGGACAGCCGGTACGAGCCGGAGGCATCAGGGCCGTGCGCGGTGTACCTGGCGCTGCAGTCAGCGGAGTCGCTGACGGGGCGATATCTTCACAGGGACGACTTTGGGAAGAAGTGGGGGCCGGCAGAACTAATCCAAAAGCCCGCATAA
- a CDS encoding HAMP domain-containing protein, with amino-acid sequence MAVNKWFSSLQFRLLLGFTFVLILALGGVSLYVGYAAQNETERYQEEVAAARAQQVQHVVTEMYSTRRDWSGVEVVLERAGDLYGWRMVLSDREGRVVADSHRERFGPWKPRPHYLGGPSEYPFVSTESRPLAKDSGSDEDTGRMLPIVNSGNQVGSLAIEPNQELALEPPLSRLASSINRSLVWTGIAALLAGVAMVFLVSQRILAPVKSLNTAALRLGRGDLTQRVPVEDHGDMGRLAQTFNVMAENLEKAEQQRRHMVADVAHELRTPLSNIRGYLEAVKDGVVQADAQTIDTIYQQVLHLSRLVEDLRLLALAEAGALKLDRQPESMEELMKKSVDAFSPRATAKGLTLTLDAASSLPLVSMDRTRISQVLSNLLDNAIFHTPEGGRVSVESVEAGGKVRVSVSDTGIGIPQEALAHIFDRFYRVDPSRARATGGAGLGLTIARQIVEAHGGSIGAESAPGLGSVFTFELPVITNQTF; translated from the coding sequence TTGGCCGTGAATAAGTGGTTCTCCAGTCTTCAGTTCAGGCTGCTTCTGGGCTTTACCTTTGTGCTAATCCTGGCCCTGGGAGGCGTCAGCCTCTACGTGGGCTATGCCGCGCAGAACGAGACGGAGAGGTACCAGGAGGAGGTGGCCGCCGCCAGGGCGCAGCAGGTGCAGCACGTTGTTACCGAGATGTATTCAACGCGGCGCGACTGGTCAGGGGTAGAGGTGGTGCTGGAAAGGGCCGGCGACCTTTACGGCTGGCGCATGGTTCTCAGCGACCGCGAGGGCCGGGTGGTGGCGGACTCCCATCGCGAGCGCTTTGGGCCGTGGAAGCCGCGACCCCACTATCTAGGCGGGCCTAGCGAGTACCCTTTCGTGTCCACGGAGAGCCGTCCTTTAGCTAAAGATTCCGGAAGCGACGAGGATACCGGCAGGATGCTTCCCATAGTCAACAGTGGAAACCAGGTCGGGTCGCTGGCTATCGAGCCGAACCAGGAGCTGGCGCTGGAGCCTCCGCTGAGCCGCCTGGCCTCCTCGATTAACCGGTCGCTGGTATGGACGGGGATAGCCGCGCTGCTGGCCGGCGTCGCCATGGTGTTCCTGGTGTCGCAGCGCATCCTGGCGCCGGTAAAGTCGCTGAACACGGCTGCCCTGCGGCTGGGACGCGGCGACCTGACACAACGGGTCCCGGTGGAGGACCACGGGGACATGGGCAGGCTGGCGCAGACCTTTAACGTTATGGCTGAAAACCTGGAAAAAGCGGAACAGCAAAGGCGGCACATGGTGGCTGACGTGGCCCACGAACTCCGCACGCCCCTGTCCAACATCCGAGGCTATCTGGAGGCGGTTAAAGATGGAGTGGTCCAGGCGGACGCCCAGACCATCGACACGATATACCAGCAGGTGCTGCACTTGTCACGGCTGGTGGAGGACCTACGGTTGCTGGCCCTGGCGGAGGCGGGGGCGCTAAAGCTGGACCGGCAGCCTGAATCGATGGAAGAACTGATGAAGAAGTCCGTGGATGCCTTCAGCCCGCGAGCTACGGCTAAGGGCCTGACTCTGACTCTAGACGCGGCGTCCAGCTTGCCTCTGGTGTCTATGGACCGGACGCGTATCTCCCAGGTGTTGAGCAACCTGCTGGACAACGCTATCTTCCACACGCCGGAAGGAGGAAGGGTGAGCGTTGAGTCAGTGGAGGCCGGTGGGAAGGTGCGAGTATCGGTAAGCGATACGGGCATAGGAATACCACAGGAGGCGCTAGCGCACATTTTCGATAGATTTTATAGGGTGGACCCGTCCAGGGCGCGCGCTACCGGTGGGGCGGGGCTGGGGTTGACCATCGCCAGGCAGATCGTCGAAGCACACGGTGGTTCCATAGGGGCGGAGAGCGCGCCGGGCCTGGGCAGCGTGTTTACCTTTGAACTGCCGGTTATAACCAATCAAACTTTCTAA
- a CDS encoding response regulator transcription factor: MAAKGTLVHQGLQKPRNSIGERPVPATVLVVEDDAVALELVRLYLQKDGHKVITASKGTDGLRLALEAHPDLVVLDLMLPGIDGLEICRRLRQESSVPIVMLTARVEEEDRLAGLDLGADDYITKPFSPRELAARVRAVLRRTDRESRESGAKGMTYKDIALDQTNRRVEVGGKAISLTPTEFRLLAMFMREPGCAFTRDQIIDRAFGYDFDGFDRTVDAHVSNLRRKLGVDSESWHYIQAVYGVGYRFGRE; the protein is encoded by the coding sequence ATGGCAGCAAAGGGTACACTAGTACATCAGGGGCTTCAGAAGCCTCGAAATTCGATAGGGGAGAGGCCTGTGCCTGCTACCGTACTGGTCGTTGAAGACGACGCCGTCGCGCTGGAACTGGTGCGGCTGTACCTGCAAAAGGACGGCCACAAGGTTATCACGGCGTCGAAGGGGACCGACGGTCTGAGGCTGGCCCTGGAGGCGCATCCCGATCTGGTGGTGCTGGACCTGATGCTGCCTGGCATCGACGGGCTGGAGATATGCCGTCGCTTAAGGCAAGAGTCGTCGGTGCCCATTGTCATGCTTACAGCCAGGGTGGAAGAGGAGGACCGGCTGGCGGGGCTGGACCTGGGCGCCGACGACTACATCACCAAACCTTTCAGCCCTCGAGAGCTGGCGGCGAGGGTGCGGGCCGTGCTGCGCCGGACGGACCGGGAATCGCGAGAGAGCGGAGCAAAGGGCATGACATACAAAGACATAGCTTTGGACCAGACCAATCGAAGGGTGGAGGTCGGGGGCAAGGCGATTTCGCTGACGCCCACCGAGTTTCGGCTCCTGGCTATGTTCATGCGAGAGCCGGGCTGCGCGTTCACCCGCGACCAGATCATCGACCGGGCCTTCGGCTACGACTTCGACGGCTTTGACCGGACGGTGGACGCCCACGTTTCCAACCTTCGGCGCAAGCTAGGCGTAGACTCGGAGAGCTGGCACTACATCCAGGCTGTTTACGGCGTGGGGTACAGATTTGGCCGTGAATAA
- a CDS encoding twin-arginine translocation signal domain-containing protein, with amino-acid sequence MTKKRATNKSNGKLSDSAGISRRDFLRATAVTGAVAGVAALGLGGLPSVINGSVLERAEAAAAKGLNQDEFLENGAGKFAVDIPGLPETSANIQSIQVEDLTIDIRETTTGADWDYRTYAPGDAHYGKASFRSRVGKNSKELLQWLHDASRGKDVRKNISVIIKDRDGSEARKYNLFECFPIKFDPGDYSPSSTTMVESITVKIGRVEFA; translated from the coding sequence GTGACTAAAAAGAGGGCTACAAACAAAAGCAATGGGAAACTAAGCGATTCAGCGGGTATAAGCCGTCGAGATTTTTTGAGAGCTACCGCAGTGACCGGCGCCGTGGCGGGGGTGGCGGCCCTGGGGCTGGGTGGGCTGCCGTCGGTGATCAACGGGTCGGTTTTAGAGAGGGCGGAGGCGGCGGCGGCCAAAGGTCTGAACCAGGACGAGTTTTTGGAGAACGGTGCAGGCAAGTTCGCAGTTGACATTCCAGGCCTTCCCGAAACCAGTGCCAACATCCAGTCAATCCAGGTTGAAGATTTGACCATAGATATTCGTGAGACTACCACGGGGGCGGACTGGGACTACAGGACTTACGCGCCAGGGGATGCCCATTATGGTAAGGCTTCTTTTAGAAGCAGGGTCGGAAAAAATAGCAAAGAGCTGCTTCAATGGCTGCATGATGCCTCCAGGGGCAAGGACGTTAGGAAGAACATATCGGTCATTATCAAAGATCGGGACGGCAGCGAGGCGCGCAAGTATAACTTATTCGAGTGTTTTCCAATCAAGTTCGACCCGGGCGATTACAGTCCCAGCTCGACGACCATGGTTGAATCTATAACGGTGAAGATTGGCCGAGTAGAGTTTGCTTAG
- a CDS encoding type II toxin-antitoxin system HicB family antitoxin: MAKRRIFTVILEPEESGGFVVHCPALPGCISQGDTRQETLDNIKEAILLVLDVMSEQGQSVLPETPEVVSQEIAEILKIRDEDGLPLIVETAQVELPSTVPA, from the coding sequence ATGGCAAAAAGGCGGATATTTACAGTTATACTGGAACCTGAGGAGAGCGGCGGCTTTGTTGTCCATTGCCCCGCTTTGCCAGGTTGTATCAGTCAGGGAGACACGCGACAGGAGACCCTGGATAACATCAAAGAAGCTATCCTTCTTGTTCTAGACGTTATGAGCGAGCAGGGCCAGTCCGTTCTTCCAGAAACACCGGAGGTTGTCAGTCAGGAAATCGCGGAAATATTGAAGATTCGGGACGAAGACGGCTTGCCGCTTATAGTGGAGACAGCCCAAGTAGAACTCCCATCCACCGTCCCTGCTTAG
- a CDS encoding MaoC family dehydratase: protein MPASYQQVLRHLLATVGKETGYTAPEEIGRAAFRFYSMAVQDANPIYVNQAAAKAVGLRDVAAPPTLVCETHQLINEDMNEQGYPTSMAHDALGGLLRAGNSYEFFQPVHPDDVITVKSKVIKVSEKASRTNRLIFRDTEISYYNQHGQLLAKNIETMVARFPAEASS, encoded by the coding sequence ATGCCAGCCTCTTACCAGCAAGTCCTTCGTCATCTGCTCGCCACGGTGGGCAAGGAGACCGGCTACACCGCGCCGGAGGAGATAGGCCGCGCGGCGTTTCGGTTCTATTCGATGGCGGTGCAGGATGCCAATCCGATTTATGTAAACCAGGCGGCGGCCAAGGCTGTGGGGCTGCGGGATGTCGCCGCGCCGCCGACGCTGGTGTGCGAGACGCACCAGTTGATCAACGAGGACATGAACGAGCAGGGATACCCCACGTCCATGGCCCACGACGCTCTGGGCGGGCTGCTGCGGGCGGGCAACTCATACGAGTTCTTCCAGCCCGTCCACCCCGACGATGTTATCACTGTCAAAAGCAAGGTAATTAAGGTGTCCGAGAAGGCCAGCAGGACGAACCGTTTAATATTTCGAGACACCGAGATCAGCTACTACAACCAGCACGGCCAGCTGCTGGCCAAGAACATCGAGACCATGGTAGCGCGGTTCCCTGCCGAGGCATCGTCATGA
- a CDS encoding PDZ domain-containing protein, producing MKSTKTFVYSTLVMAMVLGVFAVGAVLSPRLMTSTHASPVLYDEEQVVSLYQRSNPAVVEVRTVSQSAGGFFRPAAPATGQGSGFLVDDQGHILTNYHVVQNATQVRVTLHDGRSLDARVVRTGPADDMALLQVDAAQLSGITPLPLGDSDSVRPGSMAAALGSPLGLDGSITVGVVSGVDRSRPGIAGRPITGMIQTDASINPGNSGGPLLNSAGEVIGINTSIEQAPNGGIGFAVPVNTAKLLLAQGNDESQPVVRRPWLGISGMNLTPELAQFLDINTDSGVYVLSVSNGSPAQSAGLRAASGGNSLQPGPGGDVITALNERSVQTIQGLVQRLNEHKPGDVVRLTVHRDGQTIQLNVTLGEWPDTISR from the coding sequence ATGAAGAGCACAAAGACCTTTGTTTACTCAACCCTAGTAATGGCCATGGTGCTGGGAGTGTTCGCCGTCGGCGCCGTGCTGTCGCCGAGGCTTATGACATCCACCCACGCTTCGCCAGTGCTTTATGACGAAGAGCAGGTGGTGTCGTTATACCAGCGATCAAACCCGGCGGTGGTGGAGGTGAGGACGGTCAGCCAGTCGGCGGGAGGCTTCTTCAGGCCTGCGGCGCCGGCAACAGGGCAGGGGTCCGGGTTCCTGGTGGACGACCAGGGCCATATTCTCACTAACTATCACGTCGTGCAGAACGCGACGCAGGTGCGGGTGACGCTGCACGACGGCCGCAGCCTGGACGCCCGGGTGGTGCGCACAGGCCCCGCCGACGATATGGCGCTGCTGCAGGTGGACGCGGCGCAGTTGTCCGGCATAACGCCCTTGCCTCTGGGGGACTCGGACTCGGTGCGGCCAGGCTCGATGGCGGCGGCCCTAGGCAGTCCCCTGGGGCTGGACGGTTCCATCACTGTGGGCGTGGTCAGCGGTGTGGACCGGAGCCGCCCCGGTATAGCTGGCCGGCCTATCACCGGCATGATCCAGACGGACGCGTCCATCAACCCGGGCAACTCGGGCGGCCCGCTCCTTAATTCGGCGGGCGAAGTCATCGGCATCAACACGTCCATCGAGCAGGCGCCGAATGGAGGTATCGGCTTCGCGGTGCCTGTGAATACAGCTAAGCTGCTGCTGGCCCAGGGGAATGATGAGTCGCAGCCTGTGGTGAGGAGGCCGTGGCTGGGTATAAGCGGCATGAACTTAACGCCTGAGCTGGCGCAGTTCCTGGATATCAATACCGACAGCGGCGTGTACGTCCTGTCGGTATCGAATGGCAGCCCGGCCCAGTCGGCGGGGCTGCGGGCCGCCAGCGGTGGGAACTCGCTGCAGCCCGGGCCCGGCGGCGATGTGATTACCGCGCTCAATGAGCGAAGCGTGCAGACGATACAGGGCTTGGTGCAGAGGCTTAATGAGCACAAGCCCGGCGATGTTGTGAGGTTGACGGTGCATCGAGACGGGCAGACGATTCAGTTGAACGTGACGCTGGGCGAGTGGCCTGACACTATTTCCAGGTAG
- a CDS encoding acyl-CoA dehydrogenase yields MLDFYQIASLLTEEEKQAQATARQFMDLEVIPHVNQWWEEETFPKHLASKLGELGFLGASLPSEYGTAGVSNVAYGLIMYELERADSGLRSFASVQGALVMYPIHAYGSEEQKRKYLPAMARGEVLGCFGLTEHEGGSDPGAMKTRARKDGKYYVITGRKMWISSGNIAQVALVWAVDENNEVRGFLVPTDAKGFTINKVKHKMSLRLSVTSELVLDEVRVPESAALPGVKGLRGPLSCLTQARYGIAWGAMGSLEAVYEEAVGFAKNRKTFGAPIASRQLVQSKLADMLSDHTSGLMVAWKLGRMKDEGTMGYAHVSMAKRSNVRAALKGARSAREILGASGITLEYHSIRHMLNLETVDTYEGTYDVHALVLGREITGMGAFG; encoded by the coding sequence ATGCTCGACTTTTATCAAATCGCGTCGCTGCTGACGGAAGAAGAGAAGCAGGCGCAGGCGACGGCGCGGCAGTTTATGGACTTAGAGGTCATCCCCCATGTCAACCAGTGGTGGGAGGAGGAGACTTTTCCCAAGCACCTGGCGTCGAAGCTGGGGGAGCTTGGGTTTCTAGGGGCCAGCCTGCCGTCGGAGTACGGGACGGCGGGGGTGTCGAACGTGGCCTACGGGCTGATTATGTATGAGCTGGAACGGGCGGACTCAGGGCTGAGGAGCTTCGCCAGCGTCCAGGGCGCGCTGGTAATGTACCCGATACACGCCTACGGGTCGGAGGAGCAGAAGCGGAAGTACCTGCCGGCTATGGCTCGAGGCGAGGTACTGGGGTGCTTTGGCTTGACGGAGCATGAGGGTGGTTCTGATCCCGGGGCGATGAAGACGCGGGCGCGCAAGGACGGTAAATATTATGTCATCACGGGCCGCAAGATGTGGATTTCCAGCGGCAACATCGCGCAGGTGGCGTTAGTGTGGGCGGTGGACGAGAACAACGAAGTGCGCGGCTTCCTGGTGCCCACGGATGCTAAGGGCTTCACTATCAACAAGGTAAAGCACAAGATGAGCCTGCGTCTGTCAGTGACCAGCGAACTGGTGCTGGACGAGGTGCGGGTGCCGGAGTCGGCGGCGCTGCCGGGCGTGAAGGGGCTGCGGGGGCCGCTGTCGTGCCTGACGCAGGCGCGATACGGCATCGCGTGGGGGGCCATGGGATCGCTGGAGGCGGTGTACGAGGAGGCGGTGGGCTTCGCCAAGAACCGCAAGACCTTCGGCGCGCCGATAGCGTCGAGGCAGCTAGTGCAGTCGAAGCTGGCGGACATGCTGTCGGACCACACGTCGGGGCTGATGGTGGCGTGGAAGCTGGGGCGGATGAAGGATGAGGGGACAATGGGGTACGCGCACGTGTCCATGGCCAAGCGGTCGAACGTGCGGGCGGCGCTGAAGGGGGCGAGGTCGGCGCGGGAGATACTGGGGGCCAGCGGGATAACGCTGGAGTACCACAGCATTCGTCACATGCTAAACCTGGAGACGGTGGACACCTACGAGGGGACTTACGACGTACACGCGCTGGTACTGGGGAGGGAGATTACGGGGATGGGGGCGTTTGGGTAA